The following proteins are encoded in a genomic region of Thermococcus pacificus:
- a CDS encoding sodium:solute symporter family protein, with translation MAFILGGASWGATYGLGGIWYGFACGLGLLVLGLTLARPMRVLARYTVPEVLEMRYKSKAIRLLAAGLSLLALVGILGAQVWAASAVFEAIGLPGTAGAVFATLVFIAYTALSGLWAVALTDFIQIIIGSIGIFVAVVLGLVKVGGISGLKTALDGMSGLPQPPSEYFSLTSLGLSLLALTLIATVMYTLIGQDFYQRLFAAKDERTARKGAVYAGVLLMALSVLPALAGMLAVALSGNPEAVIDSPKIAVPMLVISVFDGTVGAIFVAAVLAAIMSTADSLLSAATSHIVKDFYEGIVGEKSDEKKLLRLSVLTTVAVGLLSLGAALAIQGIVELLIYSYDVYTSGVFVPLVLGLYWKRATKEGALAGMVAGSLVAILGAAGVLNFPYWEYIYVSGALVSAIVMVIVSVLTEVEEIDEELKAAFG, from the coding sequence GTGGCTTTCATCCTGGGCGGAGCTAGCTGGGGAGCAACGTACGGGTTAGGTGGTATTTGGTACGGCTTCGCCTGCGGTCTCGGGCTTCTGGTCCTTGGACTGACGCTCGCGCGGCCAATGCGCGTTCTGGCCCGCTATACTGTCCCCGAAGTCCTTGAGATGCGTTACAAAAGCAAGGCGATCCGCCTGCTTGCGGCCGGCCTGTCCCTGCTCGCGCTCGTGGGCATTCTTGGGGCACAGGTCTGGGCGGCCTCGGCGGTGTTCGAGGCGATAGGCCTTCCGGGGACGGCTGGAGCTGTCTTCGCGACGCTCGTCTTCATAGCATACACTGCCCTCTCTGGACTGTGGGCTGTGGCGTTAACGGACTTTATCCAGATTATAATAGGGAGCATCGGAATATTCGTGGCGGTGGTCCTTGGCCTGGTCAAGGTTGGGGGTATCTCCGGCCTCAAGACGGCCCTGGACGGCATGAGCGGACTCCCGCAGCCTCCAAGCGAATACTTCAGCCTGACCTCGCTCGGCCTGTCACTGCTGGCGCTGACCCTGATAGCAACGGTCATGTACACCCTCATCGGCCAGGACTTCTACCAGAGGCTCTTCGCGGCGAAGGACGAGAGGACAGCCAGGAAGGGAGCGGTGTACGCGGGAGTACTGCTAATGGCGCTCTCGGTGCTGCCGGCCCTCGCGGGAATGCTGGCGGTGGCACTTTCGGGCAACCCCGAGGCGGTGATAGACTCGCCGAAGATCGCCGTCCCGATGCTGGTCATCTCGGTCTTCGATGGCACCGTGGGAGCGATATTCGTGGCGGCTGTACTTGCGGCCATCATGAGCACCGCCGATTCCCTGCTCTCCGCTGCGACCTCGCACATCGTTAAAGACTTCTACGAGGGAATCGTGGGGGAGAAGAGCGACGAGAAAAAGCTATTGAGGCTCTCGGTGCTCACCACGGTAGCGGTGGGACTCCTCTCCCTCGGGGCGGCGCTGGCGATCCAGGGCATAGTCGAGCTGCTCATCTACTCCTACGACGTCTACACCTCCGGGGTCTTCGTCCCCCTGGTGCTGGGCCTCTACTGGAAGAGGGCTACCAAGGAGGGGGCTCTGGCGGGGATGGTCGCCGGGTCGCTTGTGGCCATTTTAGGGGCCGCGGGAGTCCTGAACTTCCCGTACTGGGAGTACATCTACGTGAGCGGCGCACTGGTCTCGGCAATAGTCATGGTAATAGTCAGCGTCCTGACTGAAGTCGAGGAGATCGATGAGGAGCTTAAAGCGGCCTTCGGCTGA
- the bgaS gene encoding beta-galactosidase BgaS, with protein MYKFPKDFLFGYSWSGFQFEMGLPGSEVPNSDWWVWVHDIENIATGLVSGDLPENGPAYWDLYKKDHDIAESLGMDAIRGGIEWARIFPKPTFDVKARVEKDEEGNIVSVEVPESSIKELEKIADMKALEHYREIYADWKERGKTFILNLYHWPLPLWLHDPLKVRKLGPDRAPAGWLDDKSVVEFAKFAAFVAYHLDDLVDSWSTMNEPNVVYQNGYTRPTSGFPPGYLSFEAERKAKMNLIQAHARAYDVIKEYSDKDVGIIYAYTWPDPLREEVEDEVRAIRERELYSFVDAVHFGKAADIEERDDLQGKVDWLGVNYYSRLAFDRVNGHVLPVSGYGFSGERGGYARSGRACSDFGWEIYPEGLEKLLKDLAKRYGLPMMITENGIADAADRYRSHYLVSHLRAVYEAMKEGADVRGYLHWSLTDNYEWAQGFRMRFGLVYVDMGTKKRYLRPSALVFREIATRKEIPEELEHLSSLDFLVRR; from the coding sequence ATGTATAAGTTTCCTAAAGATTTTCTCTTTGGATATTCCTGGTCCGGGTTCCAGTTTGAGATGGGACTCCCCGGGAGCGAGGTTCCAAACAGCGACTGGTGGGTATGGGTTCATGACATTGAAAACATAGCAACGGGTCTCGTTAGTGGGGACCTGCCGGAGAACGGGCCCGCTTACTGGGATCTCTATAAGAAAGACCACGATATAGCGGAAAGCCTCGGGATGGACGCGATTAGGGGAGGAATAGAGTGGGCGAGAATCTTCCCCAAGCCAACGTTTGACGTGAAAGCCCGCGTTGAGAAGGATGAAGAGGGCAACATAGTCTCGGTGGAAGTCCCTGAAAGTTCAATTAAGGAACTCGAAAAAATAGCCGACATGAAGGCCCTCGAGCACTACCGTGAGATCTACGCGGACTGGAAAGAGAGAGGAAAGACATTCATACTCAACCTCTACCACTGGCCATTGCCCCTGTGGCTCCATGATCCTCTTAAGGTAAGAAAACTCGGACCCGATAGAGCTCCAGCAGGATGGCTTGACGATAAGAGTGTTGTTGAGTTCGCCAAGTTTGCGGCATTCGTTGCATACCACCTCGATGACCTCGTTGACAGCTGGAGCACGATGAACGAGCCAAACGTCGTGTATCAGAACGGCTACACAAGGCCGACCAGTGGTTTTCCACCGGGATATCTGAGCTTTGAGGCCGAAAGAAAGGCAAAGATGAACCTCATCCAGGCCCATGCCCGGGCCTACGATGTTATCAAAGAGTACTCTGACAAAGATGTGGGGATAATATACGCATACACATGGCCCGACCCGCTCAGGGAAGAGGTCGAAGATGAAGTGCGGGCGATAAGGGAGAGGGAACTCTACAGCTTCGTTGATGCCGTCCACTTTGGGAAAGCCGCCGACATCGAAGAAAGGGACGACCTCCAGGGAAAGGTGGACTGGCTCGGCGTGAACTACTACTCAAGGCTGGCCTTTGACAGGGTGAACGGTCACGTCCTCCCTGTGTCGGGTTATGGATTCTCCGGAGAGAGGGGTGGCTACGCCAGGTCCGGAAGGGCCTGCAGCGACTTCGGGTGGGAGATTTACCCCGAAGGCCTTGAAAAGCTCCTTAAGGACCTTGCAAAAAGATACGGCCTCCCCATGATGATAACAGAGAATGGCATAGCCGATGCCGCTGACAGGTACCGCTCCCACTACCTTGTAAGCCACCTCAGGGCCGTTTACGAGGCCATGAAAGAGGGCGCCGATGTGAGGGGCTACCTCCACTGGTCGCTAACCGATAACTATGAATGGGCCCAGGGCTTCAGGATGAGGTTTGGGCTCGTATACGTGGATATGGGGACCAAGAAACGCTATTTACGTCCAAGTGCTCTTGTTTTCAGAGAAATAGCGACCAGAAAAGAGATTCCGGAAGAACTTGAGCACCTTTCCAGCTTAGACTTCCTCGTGAGGAGGTAG
- a CDS encoding ABC transporter ATP-binding protein, protein MSKEMLVCDHVTKIFTSGFIKKIEVKAVDDVSFTVREGEIISLIGQSGSGKTTLGKIILRLIPPTSGRVLFYGKDIWKDIKTKEERKEYWRQVHAVFQNPMGSFNEFYRIDRVLDQALELIGADPKSEEGMLLKEESLKAVGLNPDELLGKYPHQLSGGQLQRVMIARSWILRPKLLIADEAVSMLDVSTRGKIVEIFKELRNKLGSSIIFISHDIGLSYFISDRIFIMYKGKIIEEGTPQEVIDNPKHEYTKTLVESVPTIYRKWEDFLEV, encoded by the coding sequence ATGTCTAAAGAAATGCTCGTCTGTGACCATGTCACCAAAATCTTCACTTCCGGTTTCATAAAAAAGATTGAGGTCAAAGCTGTTGATGACGTGTCCTTCACCGTGAGGGAGGGAGAGATAATATCACTAATAGGACAGAGCGGTTCAGGAAAAACGACCCTAGGAAAGATTATCCTCAGACTGATACCCCCTACTTCTGGAAGAGTGCTCTTCTACGGCAAGGACATATGGAAGGACATAAAAACAAAGGAAGAACGAAAAGAATACTGGAGACAGGTGCATGCAGTCTTTCAAAACCCCATGGGGAGTTTCAATGAGTTCTACAGGATAGACAGAGTTCTTGACCAGGCTTTAGAGCTTATAGGCGCTGACCCTAAATCAGAAGAGGGGATGCTATTAAAGGAAGAATCCCTAAAGGCAGTGGGCCTGAACCCCGATGAACTCCTGGGAAAATATCCCCACCAGCTTTCAGGAGGACAGCTCCAGAGAGTAATGATTGCGAGGAGCTGGATACTGAGACCCAAGCTCCTGATAGCGGACGAGGCAGTGTCAATGCTCGATGTCTCAACGAGGGGCAAGATAGTGGAAATTTTCAAGGAGCTCAGAAATAAGCTGGGAAGCTCCATCATTTTTATATCGCATGACATAGGCCTGTCTTACTTCATCTCGGACAGGATTTTCATAATGTACAAGGGGAAAATAATCGAAGAAGGGACTCCCCAGGAAGTAATTGACAACCCGAAGCACGAGTACACAAAAACCCTGGTGGAGAGTGTTCCGACGATATACAGAAAATGGGAGGACTTCCTGGAGGTGTGA
- a CDS encoding ABC transporter ATP-binding protein: MAMNKRMVLENLRAYYRQLKGTTEYLVKAVDGVNLEIYEGDILGLVGESGCGKSTLAKTMMMDLTPPLQYMGGKLQIISRDGTVFDITQFKSKDQVKRTLWGKHIAYVPQDALNALMPTIKIKKIAYDVLRSNESGITFQEAVKKAKERLTELDLPDYVTELYPFQLSGGMRQRAVLAMATLLNPEILIVDEPTSALDVTTQKIVLKSLLKLRKLELVDSIVFITHDISTVRQIANRIAVMYAGKIVEAGPTESIIKEPLHPYTKALIEAVASIEPEGREKGLSYIPGQPPNLINPPTGCRFYPRCPYAMEVCRKEEPELVKIGETQVACWLYKGGRENV, encoded by the coding sequence ATGGCAATGAACAAAAGAATGGTGTTGGAAAATCTAAGGGCGTACTACCGACAGCTAAAGGGAACCACCGAGTATCTTGTAAAGGCGGTTGATGGCGTTAACCTGGAAATCTATGAGGGCGATATCTTGGGCTTAGTTGGTGAGAGCGGATGTGGAAAATCCACCCTCGCAAAAACCATGATGATGGACCTTACTCCTCCCCTGCAGTACATGGGAGGAAAACTACAGATTATAAGCAGGGATGGGACCGTATTCGACATAACCCAGTTTAAAAGTAAAGACCAAGTCAAGAGAACTTTATGGGGAAAGCACATAGCGTATGTTCCTCAGGATGCTTTGAACGCCCTTATGCCAACGATAAAAATTAAGAAAATAGCCTATGATGTCCTGAGGTCCAACGAGAGCGGCATTACCTTCCAAGAGGCTGTTAAAAAGGCAAAAGAAAGGCTAACCGAACTGGATCTCCCCGATTACGTGACCGAGCTTTACCCCTTCCAGCTAAGTGGAGGAATGAGGCAGAGGGCAGTGCTGGCTATGGCAACACTACTGAACCCCGAGATTTTGATAGTGGACGAGCCGACCTCGGCACTTGATGTGACGACGCAGAAAATAGTTCTGAAGTCTCTACTCAAGCTGAGGAAACTTGAACTCGTTGACAGCATAGTTTTCATAACTCACGATATATCCACGGTGAGGCAGATAGCAAACCGCATAGCCGTTATGTACGCCGGAAAAATCGTGGAGGCTGGGCCAACAGAATCAATCATCAAGGAGCCCCTTCACCCATATACCAAGGCCCTCATCGAGGCTGTGGCATCAATAGAACCGGAAGGGAGAGAAAAAGGCCTTTCTTACATTCCAGGACAGCCACCCAACTTAATAAATCCCCCGACAGGGTGCAGGTTCTATCCAAGATGCCCCTATGCCATGGAGGTTTGTAGAAAAGAGGAACCTGAGTTGGTAAAGATTGGTGAGACTCAGGTAGCCTGCTGGCTGTACAAAGGGGGTAGGGAAAATGTCTAA
- a CDS encoding ABC transporter permease: MNKEIFYVLFRNKRFVIGFSILVFEILLSLFGAYLYPVDPFSPAGPPASPPNSYYLLGTDQFGRDILAQVVVGIRNSLYVGVLTGIFSIAIGLTIGTIAGIKGGLIDESLMAFTNVVLTIPNVLLAIIIATYMGLENAGLTLVAVIISLTAWPWFARAIRAQFLSLRERDFVHFSRMTGYGDLKIAVFDLLPYVTTYTLVSFVNFMNIGINAEVGLSILGLTPIHIMTLGKMLYFAAVTQSYFLGHWWVFIPPGILLVALSTSLLLIATGIEQVFNPRLREM, translated from the coding sequence ATGAACAAGGAAATATTTTATGTGCTCTTCAGGAACAAAAGGTTCGTGATAGGCTTCAGTATACTGGTATTCGAGATTTTACTGTCACTATTCGGGGCCTACCTCTATCCAGTTGACCCCTTTAGCCCCGCAGGGCCTCCGGCGTCTCCTCCAAACAGTTACTACCTCCTTGGAACGGACCAATTTGGTAGGGACATCCTTGCTCAGGTGGTAGTTGGCATTAGGAATTCCCTTTATGTGGGAGTACTGACTGGAATCTTTTCCATTGCCATAGGCCTTACAATAGGAACAATAGCGGGGATAAAAGGAGGACTCATAGATGAAAGTCTGATGGCATTCACCAACGTCGTCCTCACAATACCCAACGTGTTGCTGGCCATTATCATAGCCACCTACATGGGTCTTGAAAATGCGGGACTAACCCTTGTGGCAGTTATAATCTCCTTAACAGCCTGGCCATGGTTTGCAAGGGCAATAAGAGCGCAGTTCCTGAGCCTTAGGGAGAGGGACTTTGTGCATTTCTCCAGGATGACAGGATACGGAGACCTCAAGATAGCAGTTTTTGACCTGCTCCCCTACGTCACCACGTATACCCTAGTGTCGTTTGTGAATTTTATGAACATAGGAATAAACGCGGAAGTTGGCTTAAGCATACTGGGACTGACGCCAATACACATAATGACCCTCGGAAAAATGCTCTACTTCGCTGCAGTGACTCAATCATACTTCCTGGGCCACTGGTGGGTCTTCATACCTCCAGGAATTCTGCTCGTTGCGCTATCAACCTCCCTGCTTCTGATAGCCACCGGAATAGAGCAGGTGTTCAACCCAAGATTAAGGGAGATGTAA
- a CDS encoding ABC transporter permease, with protein MRPIYKYLLIKLSFLLATYFVAVTIAFVLPRIAPGNPVQQIVAGLSQGSLSPELLDQYQKRLVEEFGLNKPLYVQYLEFLKNAFSGDLGTSISSYRQPVTQLIAWHLPWTLLLLVPATLVAWTIGNYLGARAAYRRGTLFEKTVVSTGIILSQIPYYWMAMVLIYVFAIKLGWLPSGSAYDPTLAPSLNWEFIKSYLRHYILPFLSIALVSTGGWIIGMRVLAAMELGSTYVKFSEMLNVDGEIIFRYVLRNSLLPQVTGIAIQLGTVMAGQIITEQLFNYQGMGILLARALGSRDYPMIQGIFLILIGTLLLANFIVEFIYVLIDPRIRLGARE; from the coding sequence ATGCGACCAATATACAAATACCTCCTCATTAAACTTTCTTTTTTACTTGCTACCTACTTTGTGGCCGTCACAATAGCATTTGTCCTTCCCAGAATAGCACCGGGCAATCCAGTGCAGCAAATTGTGGCTGGACTTTCCCAGGGTTCGCTCTCTCCGGAGTTGCTGGACCAGTACCAAAAAAGACTTGTGGAGGAATTTGGATTAAACAAACCCCTCTACGTTCAATATTTGGAGTTCCTTAAAAATGCATTCTCAGGAGATCTTGGAACCTCCATCTCCTCTTACAGGCAACCGGTGACACAGCTGATAGCATGGCACCTTCCATGGACTCTGCTTCTCCTTGTGCCGGCTACTCTGGTTGCATGGACAATAGGAAATTACCTGGGTGCAAGGGCCGCGTACAGGAGAGGCACTCTCTTCGAGAAGACCGTTGTCTCAACGGGCATAATACTCTCCCAGATCCCCTACTACTGGATGGCGATGGTGCTCATATACGTCTTTGCAATTAAACTGGGTTGGCTCCCCTCCGGTTCGGCATATGATCCGACTTTAGCTCCTTCCCTCAACTGGGAGTTTATAAAAAGCTATCTGCGTCACTATATACTCCCCTTCCTTTCCATAGCCCTGGTTAGCACGGGCGGATGGATAATAGGAATGAGAGTCTTAGCGGCAATGGAGCTTGGGTCAACCTATGTCAAATTCTCCGAAATGCTCAATGTCGATGGCGAGATTATATTTAGGTATGTCCTCAGAAACTCCCTACTTCCGCAAGTGACAGGAATAGCTATTCAGCTGGGAACCGTCATGGCCGGACAGATAATCACGGAGCAGCTTTTCAACTACCAGGGAATGGGCATTTTACTCGCCAGAGCTCTCGGATCCAGGGATTATCCCATGATACAGGGAATATTCCTGATTCTCATTGGAACACTGCTCCTTGCCAACTTCATAGTCGAGTTCATCTACGTGCTGATAGACCCGAGAATACGCCTGGGGGCTAGGGAGTGA
- a CDS encoding ABC transporter substrate-binding protein — MYLPLFQYIAGLNVWVPIIGESFELVNETTLIIHLRPEAKWSDGEPITAEDVVYTFELSKEVGSGPAAGSEPYIGDVKAIDPHTVQFTIGPENNLPMFLLYALQFAPAPKHIIEQVHQKVGNQIIEWRNCGGTCDDVISTDSGDVTINVPQVVSGPYKLYYFDELRIVYERIDDWWGKDIFGLPSPKYVVHRIYLSNEQALLDLRQGNVDWSGIFIPNVGNFKDIGTFYKGKPYFRPGAFVVLYFNHREPVLQDPNLRKAIAYAINYQEVLTKAFYDYSPQPSMSLVFTVFPHYRTWLNTTLAQEYLGNPEGKMPYDPERAKQILAQAGYKDVDGDGFLETPSGEKIELNIIIPTGWTDWMIAADLIAHNLQEIGLNVVANPVDYGQYWGMINGAGYTLALGWTNSPSFYHPWDTYRYVLDPRLTPPTANWGFYNNSKALELLVEAAKAKSSEELMKYYTEIQKLIYEDVPVIPIAYSVQWYAYSEKYWTGWPNQDNPWWTEVAPYREYSLPLWLLFGLSKKGEPVSPPQWAKPKDEGGILIPNKEVLSQLSGAFVPEVNITETFTTSSTSETETQPQPQAPASSSRFIVGILGIVIAVVVIVIGARKLSK; from the coding sequence ATGTACCTTCCACTATTCCAGTATATAGCCGGTCTGAACGTCTGGGTGCCGATTATAGGAGAAAGCTTTGAGCTTGTAAACGAGACCACTCTCATAATCCATCTGCGCCCAGAGGCCAAGTGGAGTGACGGAGAACCAATAACCGCGGAGGATGTAGTGTATACTTTCGAGCTTTCGAAGGAAGTTGGTTCCGGACCCGCGGCTGGTTCCGAGCCTTATATCGGGGACGTTAAGGCAATTGACCCACACACGGTTCAGTTTACAATAGGTCCTGAGAACAACCTCCCAATGTTCCTCCTCTATGCACTCCAGTTTGCCCCCGCTCCAAAGCACATAATCGAACAGGTTCATCAAAAAGTCGGAAACCAGATCATAGAGTGGAGGAACTGTGGTGGAACCTGTGACGATGTAATCTCTACTGACAGCGGGGACGTAACCATAAACGTTCCACAGGTGGTTTCTGGACCGTATAAGCTCTACTACTTCGACGAGCTCAGAATTGTTTACGAGAGGATAGACGACTGGTGGGGCAAGGACATCTTTGGCCTGCCAAGCCCAAAATACGTAGTTCACAGAATCTACCTGAGCAACGAACAGGCGTTGCTGGATCTCAGACAGGGAAACGTTGACTGGTCGGGTATATTTATCCCCAACGTTGGCAACTTTAAGGATATAGGAACATTCTACAAGGGCAAGCCCTATTTCAGGCCGGGAGCATTTGTCGTGCTTTACTTCAACCACAGGGAGCCGGTTCTCCAGGATCCCAATTTAAGAAAAGCTATTGCCTATGCAATAAACTACCAGGAAGTCCTCACAAAGGCATTCTATGACTACTCCCCACAACCCTCAATGTCACTGGTGTTTACGGTATTCCCCCACTACAGAACGTGGCTTAACACCACACTTGCCCAGGAGTACTTGGGGAACCCCGAGGGGAAGATGCCCTATGACCCAGAGCGTGCCAAGCAGATTCTTGCTCAGGCAGGATACAAAGATGTCGATGGAGATGGCTTCTTAGAGACCCCAAGCGGTGAGAAGATCGAGCTGAACATAATAATCCCGACTGGATGGACCGACTGGATGATAGCCGCAGACCTGATAGCCCACAACCTCCAGGAGATTGGACTGAACGTGGTGGCAAACCCCGTTGACTATGGCCAGTACTGGGGCATGATAAACGGCGCCGGATATACCCTTGCTCTGGGATGGACAAACTCACCGTCGTTCTACCACCCGTGGGACACGTACAGGTACGTCCTTGACCCGAGGCTCACACCCCCAACCGCAAACTGGGGCTTCTACAACAACTCCAAGGCCCTGGAACTTCTTGTTGAGGCAGCAAAGGCAAAGTCTTCCGAGGAGCTGATGAAGTACTACACTGAGATTCAGAAGCTCATATACGAGGATGTGCCAGTCATCCCAATTGCCTATTCAGTCCAGTGGTATGCTTACAGTGAGAAGTACTGGACTGGATGGCCCAACCAGGACAACCCCTGGTGGACGGAGGTGGCACCGTACAGGGAGTACTCCCTACCATTATGGCTACTCTTTGGACTCTCAAAGAAGGGAGAGCCCGTTAGCCCGCCGCAGTGGGCAAAGCCCAAGGACGAAGGAGGCATATTGATACCAAACAAGGAAGTTCTCTCCCAGCTCAGTGGAGCTTTCGTGCCCGAAGTCAACATAACCGAAACCTTCACAACTTCTTCAACCTCAGAAACTGAGACTCAGCCACAACCACAGGCACCAGCGAGCAGCTCAAGATTCATTGTTGGAATTTTGGGAATCGTAATAGCCGTTGTAGTCATTGTAATAGGAGCCAGAAAGCTGTCTAAGTGA